Sequence from the Muntiacus reevesi chromosome 9, mMunRee1.1, whole genome shotgun sequence genome:
TTACCCTGTATGTGGCAGATTTTCCACTACTTTTTAATGCTTCTTAATTACAACaagctgaaggaaaaataaaagttaacttgCCAAAAATCTGCCCTTTaatgtgatgaacagggaggcctaacatgctgcagtccatgcagacacaaagagtcagacatgactgagcaactgaactgaactgattgaatgtGATGAATCCAGTAACTAATTGTGTTTCAGTAATTAACTGAAATTTCAGTTCAAATGTGATTGACTCTTTaactttagaaatatatatatatgtatatttttgtacatatgtgtacaaaatgtatacatatatatgtatttccctCTATTTGTATCTGTACTTCCCTCTATTCATATACAACCAAATGAGAAACAGTGtgatacagggggaaaaaaaaatcaaacacaattttgtggcaaatagagtgttttattctcttagcaaaaaatttctaaaaaaactattttttgtttatgatcAGGTGACattaatttcacaaatattttagaaaccccataaataactataatatattaaaagattTGTTTTTGACAGAAATATATCTCAAAAACATATCCAAGAACTTTGCAGTACAATAATATATGACTATAGAAATACCTCACATTgctactaaaataaaatttaaaaatcagtaacagTATGATAAGCTGCAGAGGCCAACATGAACACCTTAATGACAcctacttttagaaaaaaaaatagcattcataTTGTTATTCTTTGCAAAATGGTTATATAATCTCCAAAATACTGTCCGCTGTTCAGTTTACCACTATTCTTGAATGGAAATGAAAGGGACAGTATAATTGCTagaaaaaaaggatataaaatgattttgtttAAACAAACAGCTCTGCACAAAAAGTTTCATTTACGTCATTTCTTACTTATCTGGAAACatttaatgttaaataattttatattattttcttattgaaatcAAACTCAATCTTGTGTGATTACCTCCATTTTTACAGTTGTGAACATAAAAATACACTCCATGCACCTTGTAGCAAAGTTAGTATTTAATTGTGTGCTTTCCACGATAATATTTCATGACTGGAATAGTCCTATGGTTATTTatacttgtttattttaaagcTATGTAATATGAACACAGGTAGtaaagaatataacaaaaaatagaCTGGAAAATAAACCACTTAAAGTGACATGATATTTTTAACATGATGAATCTAGTCAACAATTGAATGTAATAACTTCTTTTATTAACTGCAAAATGTATCCATTTGAATCCAAGATCTTCATCACTGACCTTTCCATGACTACAAAGGAAATCATTAGATCCTGATAAGAAACACATAGGAAGATATAGTCGGGTGGACTCTATTTTCACAAAATACTGCCTTTAGAACCTATAGAGAAAAACTAAAATGGTACAGCTCACATCAGATTTAAATTCATACCGAATCCGGATGAAAAATGTGACTGAATTAAACATATTTATACTGACGGGCTTCACGGATGATTTAGAGGTGCAAGTCTAcctatttttacttttcctgGCAATCTATCTTTTTACTCTGGTAGGGAATTTGGGACTGGTTATGTTGGTCGTTGTGGATTCCCGGATACAAAACCCAATGTACTATTTTCtcagtgtcttatctttcctGGATGCCTGCTATTCATCAGTGGTCACTCCCAAAATGCTGATTAATTTCCTGTCAGAGAATAAAACCATTTCCTATCTTGGATGTGCAGGACAGATGCTGCTCTTTGTCACTTTCGGGACCACAGAGTGCTTCCTCTTGGCTGCGATGGCGTATGATCGCTGTGTGGCCATCTATGACCCGCTCCGGTATTCAGCCCGCATGGGACCCAGGGTCTATGTGTCCCTCATCATTGCTTCCTGTGTTGGGGGCGTCTTGCATGCTTCTGTACACACCGTGGCTACTTTCAGTCTCTCCTTCTGTGCCTCCAATGAAATCAGGCATGTCTTCTGTGACATCCCTCCCCTCCTGGCTATTTCTTGTTCTGACACTCACACAAACCAGCTTCTGCTCTTCTACTTCGTGGGCTCCATTGAGATAGTCACTGTCCTGAGTGTCCTGATCTCCTATGGTTTCATCCTGTTGGCCATTCTGAGGATGCGTTCCacagaagggagaaggaaagtTTTTTCTACATGTGGCTCTCACCTAACTGGAGTGAGTATTTATCATGGAACTATCCTCTTCACATATATGAGACCAACTTCCAACTATGATTCAAACCATGACATGATCGTGTCAACATTTTACACCATTATCATTCCCATGCTGAATCCTATCATCTACAGTTTAAGGAATAAAGATGTAAAAGAGGCGATGAAAAAATTGTTGAGAGAAGTTGGTTTATAACCATAGTGTATTTTTAGTACTGAATAAAGCTACAAAGATTAAATGTCGATATCTTGATGCTAAGCaactaaagaagaaaatgctCCATTTCGGTTACTAGTGTTTGTGTATCCTAGAATAAAACATTACTAGTCCATCaagaacaagactgggagttgactgtggctcagatcatgaattacttattgtcaaattcagacttaagtttaaaaaagtagggtaaaccactagaccattcaggtatgacccaaatcaaatcccttatgactataaaatggaagtgagaaatagatttaaggtactagatctgatagacagagtgcctgatgaactatggacagaggttcatgatattgtacaggagacagggattaagaccatgcccaagaaaaagaaatacaaaaaagcaaaaggctatctgaggaggccttgcaaatagctgtgaaaagaagagaagtgaaaagcaaaggagaaaatgaaagatacaccgatttgaatgcagagttctaaagaatagcaaggagagataaaaaaacctttctctgtgatcaatgcaaagagatggaggaaaataatagaatgggaaagactagagatctcttcaagaaaattagagataccaagggaacatttcatgcaaagatggggtcaacaaaggacagaaatggtatggatctaacagaagcagaagatattaagaaaaggtggcaagaatccacagaagaactgtacaaaaaatatcttcacgacccagataatcacaatggtgtgatcactcacctacagccagacatcctg
This genomic interval carries:
- the LOC136175105 gene encoding olfactory receptor 5T3-like; the protein is MVQLTSDLNSYRIRMKNVTELNIFILTGFTDDLEVQVYLFLLFLAIYLFTLVGNLGLVMLVVVDSRIQNPMYYFLSVLSFLDACYSSVVTPKMLINFLSENKTISYLGCAGQMLLFVTFGTTECFLLAAMAYDRCVAIYDPLRYSARMGPRVYVSLIIASCVGGVLHASVHTVATFSLSFCASNEIRHVFCDIPPLLAISCSDTHTNQLLLFYFVGSIEIVTVLSVLISYGFILLAILRMRSTEGRRKVFSTCGSHLTGVSIYHGTILFTYMRPTSNYDSNHDMIVSTFYTIIIPMLNPIIYSLRNKDVKEAMKKLLREVGL